GTCTCAAAGTATCCCAATATCAAGGGTATCAATTTTGATTTACCCCATGTCATCGAAGATGCCCCATCTTATCCAGGTACCTATTTTTAGGTTGAGGACGTTGTcttcatatttatattagttttccAAGCACTGTTACCGGTTATTACCCGTTAATTGTATGCATTGTGTGTTGAATTATAATGTTTTAGTAATGGTTTCCTGACATCAAATTTGACATTGCTGTTTTTGTGTAGGAGTGGAGCATGTGGGTGGAGACATGTTTGTCAGTGTTCCAAAAGCTGACGCTATTTTTATGAAGGTGAATGATAAAACTTGAATCCTTTTCAATGTCCTAATTCTTGCCTACTTTAAAGGGTTTCTTTTCTGAGAGTCAATGAGTTGTTATTGTCTGATAATCGTGTTCTATTTGTTTATGCTaatgattttaatatcattGATACCTCCAGTGGATTTGCCACGATTGGAGTGATGAACACTGTTTGAAGTTTTTGAAGAACTGCTACGATGCATTACCAGAAAACGGGAAGGTGATTGTGGCAGAATGCATTCTTCCGGTGGCTCCAGACTCTAGCTTGGCCACAAAGGGTGTGGTTCACATCGACGTGATAATGTTGGCTCATAATCCAGGTGGGAAAGAGAGAACAGAGAAAGAGTTTGAGGCTCTGGCCAAAGGATCTGGATTCCAAGGTTTCCGAGTTCTGTGCTCTGCTTTCAATACCTACATCATCGAGTTTCTCAAGAAGGTTTAAATGTTTCGGTATGGAGTCATATCAAGTTGCATTTGGATTTTGACTTTGAAAATGTGCTTGTGGTGCTACTTACGAAGCTTTCgcggaaaaaaaaaatgtaaatttctcTTGATACATTAGgaaaacaataatgaataaatttaaataataagagctttatgaaataataagaaGTTTCTTATGTGAGTTATATATGAGCTTATTCTTTGGGTACACGTTGATCACATATATTTTGGTGTCTCTCTTCTTCTACAAACTGTGTTGTaaatatattgcaaaatatattatctctcttttaaatttgttaccGAGCTTGTTGcaataaatttattgatgagCTTGTTGCAACGAATTCTATTTCGTACGAACAAGCCTTCTTAGGCAAAGATCCCTAGAGTTGATTTTGAATGTCACATGTCTGTTTTGCAAGTTATGGGATCTTGGCCCATTTTACAACTCTCTTCCTCCATGTGTAAATACATGTCATTGACTTCTCCAAAAGACATAACAcacttctcttctctcttttgttctctcattcttttcttcttctttttttaatttattattttgggtTTAACagtttatttttggtttaataggttcagaggtccttatatttgtgggttcgtttcaattgggtcctccaattttgaaagtgatcaatttggtccctaatttaacaaaattgagtcaataataccctttccgttaaatataatggacggcgttaattttttaaacatgtggcatgttgaggcatccttttatttgcaggtggcacagttttatttgaaggatgcttcaacataccacatgtttaaaaagttaatgacgtccattgcatttaacggaaagggtattattgactcaattttgttaaattagggaccaaattgatcactttcaaaattggaggacccaattgaaacgaacccataaatatagggacctccgaacctattaaacctttatttttttagagtttttttctagttttcgaaaagttaaaaaattttctattttattttggaagACTTGCGCAATATATTGCAGATAAGTCACTAAACACAGTGAATATACACATCTTAGGAATGAagttttgttcttgtttttgtcAGTatttacaacaatcttaaggacttatggctgacatCAATAATCCAAATCTAGAGAATCAAAACATTATTTTCGAAACTGAGACAATCTTTACGAAATCGTTCCCTAACGTGTAAAAAATCAAGGTCTTCTCTGGACAAAACTTTTGACACTAGCAAGAACATGTGTCTATCCTATTAAACATGTATGAAGTTGTTAGTGCCCTCTCATCTCCAAAAATCGACTCCCGTATCCcttaaaaaaaactgaagaTTAGATTCATGCGAACAAGGTAATACCGACACACTTTACTTAATGCACTATCTAATGACTTGTTCGATGTGTATTATTCCAATAAGGAAGTTAAAGACATTTGGGATTTGTTGATTCTCAAATATACTATCGAAGATGTCGTCAAAACAATATTCGTCATAGGGAACTACTATCGCTAAGAGATGATTGAAGATAAGGACATAAAGATCCAAATCAACGAGTACCATAAGTTGCTTGAAGATATCAAAGTAGAGAACATATTTCTACCCAATGAGTTTGTTTCAGAACTTCTGATCGAGAAATTGCCGCTATCTTGGACTGACTACGAACAACAactaaaacacaaacaaatgtCACTTCCAGAGCTTATTACACACATTATCATTGAAGATACCAACAAGAAGGAGTGTGTTACTACAAGGGCCAAAACTTTGTCTGCAAAAGTAAATATGATAGAAGACAAACATACTCCAAAAAGGTACCAAAACAAACCcgatcacaaaaagaaaaacatttttcaaaattcccATCACAATGGATCTAACCCCACCTTTAAGAAGAAGGGAAATTGCTTTGTATATCAAAAGTTGGACCATCACACACAACAGTGTAGACATAGAGCAAGAAACGAAAATCTGTCTAGGGTAAATATAGTTGAGGGGGAAGATACTATTGTTGTGgttgtttcaaaaataaataggATGACCAATGTGAGGAAGTGAGTAGACTTTGGTGCTCTACCAAACACATATGTGCAAATAGAATTTCTTTTACCTCCTACACTAGTATAGGAGATGAAAGAAGAACATGTTTATCTCGATAATTCTAGGACAACTGGATATGGAATAACATGGCTAGATAAAAAGGAAACTAAAACCTATATAAGCTTCTCTACAACCAAACTAAGAGAATGAAACTAGAAAGACAAAATACAAGTCTATGAAAATCTATGCTACTAAAAGCCAAAATACAAgccataaaatatattatattctttttatttcttcatgtTTTCTTTAGGTCTTGACCCATTTATGATCATATCACAACTCCTATCCTAGGAAAAAGAAAGATTCTTCTTAAGCTCACATTTGAGAAGACTCTAACCTTAATTGATGTGCTACATCTATTCTctatcaaagttaatttaatctatGTAGCATTACTAGGAAAAGTGGGGTTAAAATGtcatttgaatttgaaaaaattgttatgaaaaaatataatgttttcgtggaaaaaaaatatttcgaTCAAGGTCTCTTTATActcaatatttttgaaattattaatgaatcaaTTTCTTATCCTTACGTTGTTAACTCCGATGTTATATGTCATGCTAAATTAGAACATGTGAACTCTTCTTATGTTATAAAACTGATGAATTAATAAACGCACATAAGTTATTTCAAATATGATCTCATTCTTTAAAAATAAGtcacaaaaaattaaactcaataCAATTATCATTTCatactttctttatttttatatcatattatctctcaacaatttcaacaaaattcaCAAATATACACATAACTTCAATTTTGTTGAACTCAAGTGTTGTATCGAGATTTAATGTGAAGTGCATTATGTGTTTCTGAACTTGTTAAAACCTATCAGAAGGTTTAATTATTACTACAACTTGACAACTttataaagtaatattaattaatgGTCATAGAAATGCTCTAGTAATGGTTGATGATGATGCATGACCTCCATAGCTAGACCCATGAGCAAGGGTGTTGAAACAAAATAGTATACCAGACATcaacatgaagaagaagaagagaaaaactaAATGACTCTTTATTGTATTACATGAAAAGTTATATTACAGTGAGAGAAGAAGATACATTTATATAGAGAAGAAAAggataataatagtaataaaaaaaataataaaagataggAGAAGGTGGTCAGGATTGTGAATTCTGACAACCCCCCTCAAGTTTGGCATATATGTTGATGATGCCAAGCTTGGAATTGATATTGTGAAAGGTAGAAGGATGAAGCAACTTTGTAAGAATGTCTGCAAGTTGGAGAGCTCAATGAATTGGAAGAAGTTTGACAATGCCTTGCTGGACTTTCTCACGAATGAGGTGGAAATCGATCTCTATAAGATTTGTGCGTTCGTGGAAGACTTGATTAGTAGCGATCTTGATggaaaaattattatcatagAAGATGGTGGCAGGGTGTGAGAAAGGAAGGCGAATGTCACTCATGAGATGATTGAGACATTATATTTCACAAACAGTTTGGGTAAGGGCATGGTACTCGGCTTTAGAGGAGCTATGTGAAACAGTGGACTACTTTTTGGACTTTCATGAAATTGATGAATCTCCGAGGTAAACAATCTAGCCAATGATTGATTTTCTTAAGTCAGCGCAACTAGCCCAATCATAATCACTGTAAGCCTTCAAGGTAACATTGTTGGTTGTTGTGAGAAATATACCCTAACTATGAATGTTTTTTATGTAACGAAGAATTCTGAAAGCAACTTGATGATGAGCTTGAGTTAGAGAGGCAACGTACTGGCTTAGACGATGAACAACATAAGTTATATTAGGATGGGTATTGGTGAGATAAATAAGTCTCCCAATCAGTCGTCGAAAGGCAGCAAGGTCAACAAGTTGTTCTCCTTCGAAGGAAACTTTGGTGTAGAAATTCATAGGGGTACTAACAGGGACATTGACGAGCATCCCTGTTTCTCTGAGGAGGTCCATTGCATATTTGCACTGCGATAGGTGGATTCCTGTTGAGTTCTGAGCAACCTTGAAACCCAAAAAGTAAGACAAGTTAcccatgttttttattttgaattgttcaTTTAGTATATTAGTGATATGATCAATTTCATGCATGCTAGTACCAATAAGAGTAAGAATAATATCATCAACGTAGATTAACAGGATGGTGATTGTATCACCATTGTGTTTGGTAAATAAACAATGATTACCagatatttgaataaacatgTGAGAGAGAAGGAAAGAAGACAGTTTGTCATACTATTATCGTTGGTCTTGTTTTAAGCCATAGAGAGATTTGTGTAGGATATATACTTTGTTGTGACCTGAGGTAATGACTCTCGATTGTGGGTGCATGTAGACTTCCTCATTTGAATCATCATGCAAGGGGCCATTGTTGATATCTAGGTTCCTTAGATCCCAATTCTTTGTAGTAGCCAGGgacaaaattaatcaaacaatagTAAGTTTGACAACTAATGAGAAAGTGTCAAAGTAATCAATGCCTTCCAATTGTATATACCCTTTAGCAATAAGGCGAGCCTTGAACCTATCGACCGTGCCATCAACTTTGTGCTTGATTTTATAGATCCATTTACAGCCCATGTGATAGGTTTCTGAACACGAAACCTAATCAAGGAACACCCTCACACACTTTCACACCAGTATAACAGAAAGAATGAGGTGAATCTTGTATTATTCACAGAAAAGAATAGTTTGTACAGTCAAGATACAAGGGCCTAATCCCCTTCACAGGTCTAAGGGCCTGTCAACAATCAAAGTTCCAAAAGCTCCCTTCTAACTAAACATACAAAGTATTTATACAACCTCTTTTCCCGCCCTTCCTAACTATTACAAACAGTTAGGTTATAAATGCAAATGTtaattattcttctttcttctttcgtACACCCTCCATTGCCTATGATTACCCTCTGCCTGAAGctcaaccttgtccccaaggttgaaatCTGGGTATTGATCCCTAATGGTCAGTTCATCTTCCTATTGATCCTTGATGATCCCTCAAAGCTTCATCCCTGGTTTGTAATTCCTGACTCACAGCCTCCACTAAAGACTTGCCCGGTATAAACCTATACAAGGAAGGAGGAGATCTCCCATATACTGCTTCAAAAGGGATACATCTCTTTTCCCGCCCTTCCTAACTATTACAAACAGTTAGGTTATAAATGCAAATGTtaattattcttctttcttcttttgtacACCCTCCATTGCCTATGATTACCCTCTGCCTGAAGCTCAACCTTGTCTCCAAGGTTGAAATCTGGGTATTGATCCCTAATGGTCAGTTCATCTTCCTATTGATCCTTGATGATCCCTCAAAGCTTCATCCCTGGTTTGCAATTCCTGACTCACAACCTCCACTAAAGACTTGCCCGGTATAAACCTATGCAAGGAAGGAGGAGATCTCCCATATACTGCTTCAAAAGGGGTACATCTTATTGTTCCTTGATAATTGGTATTGTATAAATACTCAGTCCATGGTAAAACTGTCATCCACCCTCGGGGTTTCTCAGAATAGAAACACCTTAAATAGCCCTCCAACACTCTGTTTAGCATCTCCATCTGCCCATAAGATTCCGGATGGTACGCCGTGCTCATCTTCAATTGAGTGCCCTACATTTTGAACAACTCTTTCCAAAAAAAACTCAGAAATAAGGGGTCCCCGTCGCTTACAATGGAAATGGGTACTCCATGCAGCTTGACTATTTCCTTAACAAATATGTCTGCAATAGTACGAGCCATATAAGGGTGCTTGAGTGGCAGGAAGTGTCCATACTTGCTAAGGTGATCTACCACAACCAAGATAGCATCGTAGCCCTGTGATTTAGGCAACCTCACTATGAAGTCCATGCTCAGATCTTCCTAAATATCATTCGGTATTGGTAGAGGCTGCAAGAGTCCTTGTGGAGATGAGGACAAGTATTTGTGCTACTGACAAACCAGATAGCTGGCAAAAAAACCGGTCACATCCTTTTTCATGCCAATCCAATACAAGGATCGAGCTACCTTGCGATATGTCCTATACACCCCAGAATGTCCCCCTAGTCTGAGTTAAGTGAAACTCCGCAATTAATTTGGGAACCCATGTTGATCGAGCTGAGATTACTAGTCAACCCTTATAGTGCAACCTTTCCCGTTCTAGCGTACAAGTTGGGTGAGTGTTCGGATCCCTTCTAATGTCATCTATCACCTTTTGTAAGATCTCatcctcctccacttccttcacaaTTTCCTCAAAATCTTTCCAGTATGGTCTAGCTAATACACATAGCTCCTTCTCCTCATCGTTATTCCCCTCATTCTTCCGGGACAGAGCGTCTGCTGCTTTATTAGTAACCCTCGCCTTGTATACTATCTCAAAATCATACCCCAGCAACTTGGCGATCCAATTCTACTAATTTTGAGTGGTAATGCACTGTTCTAACAGATATCGGAGGCTCCTTTGGTCAGTGTGTACCACAAATCTCTGCCCTAAGAAGTAGGGTCTCTAATGTTGTATGGCCATGACTAAGGCCATCAATTCCTTCTCATAGATAGACTTGTTTAGCATTCCTTCAAATAGGGCCTTACTGAAAAAGGTAATCGATTTCTTCCCTTGGGTAAGGATTGCTCCAACTCCACTGCTAGACGCATCACACTCTATAAGAAAGGGCTGACTAAAATCTAGTAAAGACAGTACTGGGCAGTAGTAATGGCCCTTTTCAACTTGCTCAAAGCCTCCTCTGCTCTCTCGTTCCACGAGAACTCTCCCTTCTTCAACAATTTTGTCAAAGGCTTGGCAATTTTTCCATAATCCTTGACAAACCTTCTATAATAGCCAGTCAACTCTAGAAATCCCCTCAAGTCCTTTACTGTTTTAGGCCTCTCCCAATCTAACATCGCCCTCACCTTCTCCGATCCATCTCCACTCCCTTATGGGATATAACATGCCCCAAATACTTGATTTGAGTCCGTCCGAACTCACATTTCTTCTTATTTGCCACCCATTTATTCTATTCCAACGTCCTCAATACTTCCCTCACATGCTTAAGATGCTCCTCCCATGATTGGCTATAAACcaatatatcatcaaagaacACCAAGACAAACTTCCTCAAATAGGGTTGTAAGAGGCTGTTCATAGAACTTTGGAATGTGGCAGGTGCGTTGGTAAGGCCAAACGTCATTACCATGAACTCATAGTGACCTTGATGAGTTCTAAATGCGGGCTTCTCGATGTCTCTTTCCCCCATTCGAATTTAATGGTAGCCCACCTTCAAATCAACCTTAGAGAAATAGCTAGCCCCCCCTCAATTCATCCAACAACTCTTCAATTACTGGTATAAGAAACTTGTCCGGCATTGTGGCACGTTTTAAAGCCCTATAATCTACATAAAACCTTCAACTGTCATCTTTTTTTTAACCAATATGACCCGGCTCGAGTACGGGCTATTACTCAGCCTGATAACCCTAGTTCTAAGCATCTCAACCACCTGTTTCTCTATTTCTCCCTTCATCACGTGAGGGTATCTGTAGGGTCTGACATTAACCGGATCAGTCCCCTCCTTGAATGGTATGTGGTGCACCATGCCTCGGTTAGGCGGTAACCCGACAAGTTTAGTGAATATCCCTCTATATTGATTCAACAACTGTTCTATTTCCCAGCCCTGTTCCTCTATTAAGCTCTGGTAGTTCTTAACACTCTCATCCATTTCTACCGTGCCCAACTCCCAAACCAAAAACCACGCCTCTAATTCACTCATATTGAGCAAGGCTCACGGTTCCACCATCTTCCTTTCCAATGATGGGTCCCCTTTCACCATTACCTTTCTTCCCTCCTGATGGAACACCATGGTAAACTTGCCCTAGTTTACAACTACCTACCACAATTTCTCCAGCCATTCCACGCTCAATATGACATCCACCCCTCCCAATTCGAACAACTGGAATCGTTCTACAATCTCCGTTTTCCCCACCTTTATCATCACTCTTTCAAAAACCATTAGTTCTTTTCTTCTGGCCATTTCCCAAGCTTACCAGATAAGGAGGGTTGTCTTCTATGGTCAATCCTATCTCCTTCACCAACCTCTGACTTATGAAATTGTGGCTAGCGCCACTGTCGATTAAAATTAGCACTTCTATGTCCCCTATATTCCCCCGCAGCTTCATCGTTTTTGGCGGAGTTAAGCCTTCAGCTGAGAATGCCGATAATTCCATTTGCGTATGATTCAATTCTATTTGAATCTTgccctcttcctcctcttcttctttggCCAATATCAACATTCGCAATCCTTTCTCCGAGCATTGATGGCCTGGACTAAACGACCCTCTACACCTGAAACACCTTTCCTCCTCTCTTCTCTTCACGAACTCCGAGTAAGGTAAGTTTTAGATATTTCTCCCTCTACCATCGAAACTGGATTCCGCTATCCTGCTTCCTTGGGTTGCATCCTTCTTCACTAATCCTACACTCTCCGCGACCCCCCTCGACCTTGCGTGTCACGACTGGGTTCGATTCGCGTTACTGCCCCTATCGTCCTTCCCTAAGCACCTTGGTTCTTGGTTGTCAACCCGCCTCCGATCTTTATGCTAGTGCATAGCTTCTCAACGTTGTGGGCGATTCGCATGGTCGTCATCAAGTCTTGCAGATCATGAGGTCGCACGTGGTTGTAAACCTCTTCCTGAAGGCCCGCCATGAAGTAACCTAGCAGTTGTTCTTTGGGAATCCTGGTCGTTTGTCCTACCAGAACATCAAAGTCCCGAATGTACTCTTCCACCGGCCCCGCCTGCTTAATGGTCGTCATCCTCTCAAAACCTGACCCTTGGTTCCCCTCTTCGAACCAAATCACCATCTCCCTTTTTAATCCTTCCCAAGAATTGTTCTTGGTTTTCTCCCTCCAAAACCGGAACCAATGTCCCGCATACCCCTCCATGCTAATGAAAGCCAAGCTCAACTTCTCTTCTTCATCCACCCTATGAACTTCGAAAAAAATTTCCGCCCTATTGATCTAGTTCAAAGGATTGCCTCCTTCAAACACGGGTAACTCAACCCATTTCCTCCAATTGGATTGTCCTTCTTAATTCCCGTCACCTCTTCTTCCCCTCTCTTCATCGCGTCTACCCCCGTTATCATTAACAGACGACTGACTTTCCTCATTGTGCTGGTCATCCTGGTGGCGATTATGATCTCTCAACATTCTCAAAATTGCTTGGAGATCCTGGCACATCGCCGCAAAATCTTGTCTCAACGCCCCAGTCTCATGTCATAGAACCCCAGTATCCACCTTCATTTCTGCCACAACAATCTCTATGGCTTCCAACTGTCCTTCTACCGCCACCAATCTTTCGTCCATCACGTGTGACTTACCCCTTTCAATTTGGGATCCGACAGGTTCAGACCAATTTAATAGGTTTCTGAACACGAAACCTAATCAAGGAACACCCTCACACACTCTCACACGAGTATAATAGAAAGAATGAGGTGAATCTTGTATTATTCACAGAAAAGAATAGTCTGTATAGTCAAGATATAGGGGCCTAATCCCCTTCACAGGTCTAAGGGTCTGTCAACAATCAAAGTTCCAAAAGCTCCCTTCTAACTAAACAAACAAACTATTTCTACAACCTCTTTTCCCGCCCTTCCTAACTATTAGAAACAGTTAGGTTATAAATGCAAATGTTAagtattcttctttcttctttcgtACATCCTCCATTGCCTATCACCATGGCTTGCTTGTTGGGAGGGAGATCAGTTATGGTCCAAGTCTAGTTTTGTTCGAGGGTAGTGATTTCTACCTTCATAACAACACACCAATGTTCATGTTGTATAGGTTCTTTGTAGTCAGTGGGATCAGTTGTGCTATCTATAGAGGAAATAAAAGTTCTATATGCAGGAGATAATCTATCAAAATTGAGCACATGTTCAATAGGATGCTTAGCATAATGGTACTATAGGAGGctatttgaaaatcttttagaTATGCAAGTATTTTTCTAGTTCCAGTAATCTCCTAGGGGATATAAGGTATGTTTATATGCTCTTTAGTATTAGTAGGAGAATGATGATTGGGGATAGTGGGGTTGAGACGAAAGTTCTCTAACTCATCCAATATGATGCCAAACTTTGTGTAGAATTCACTAATAGTGCGGTTTCCTTGTTTTAGAGAGGAAACTTCTTTTGTAGTTTTGAGATGCGCAATAAATCCCTATGGAGGAATCTTGATTTGAGATCGTTCCAAATTGCTTGGGCATCTTCCATCCAAAGAATGTTGTGCCTTATTTATGGTGAAATCGAGTGGACTAACCAAGAAACCACCATGTTGTTGCACCTCTTCAAGGCGTTGTGAGAAGGGTCTCCTCTGGATGGCTCGACAGTAGTTTCATCGATAAACTGGGCTTTATTTTCGGCACTCAATGCGGTGGCCATAGATTTGCTCCAGGCATAGTAATTGTTTGAATCAAGGAGAGGAGAAACCAAAGAGGTGGTCTGGCTCTCGCAAAGATGAAGACACATAAAGCTTGAAGGCTGATTATTTTCGTCAATCATGGTGCaagaattgaaaaaagaaaaagattcacaagaaatcaaaaggaaagaaaagaaatcataGTTTTTGGCGCAAAAGAGCTCTTCAAAGGAAGAGCTATGATACCATCATATAAATACTCCAGTAATAATTGATGATGCACGACCTTCATAGCTAGACCCATGAGCAAGGGTGTTGAAACAAATAGTATACCAGACATcaacatgaagaagaagagaaaaagtaaatgactttttattgtattacttgaaaagttatattataatgACAGAAGAAGATacatagagaagaaaatgataataacGATAATAgcataaaatacaaaataggAAAAGGTGGTTAGAAATGTGAATTCtggtttattttgttaatatttgttttaaagatGACGAGGATTATGTAAAAATGTTACTTTCATAcacaaccattttttttattggactTGTACGACAGTTGCTTATTTAACGATGTACATTTTAACATATACATCTATTAATTTTTCAcatgtataaatttttttatataaaaaagttataatttatatgAACAATTTACAATCATGGGATTCAacattatttaactttaaaacataATGGTATATGTTTGACTATTAATATAACAATGAAAACCCAAGTTCAAAATA
This Vigna angularis cultivar LongXiaoDou No.4 chromosome 4, ASM1680809v1, whole genome shotgun sequence DNA region includes the following protein-coding sequences:
- the LOC108330338 gene encoding uncharacterized protein LOC108330338; this translates as MLDWERPKTVKDLRGFLELTGYYRRFVKDYGKIAKPLTKLLKKGEFSWNERAEEALSKLKRAITTAQYLYKARVTNKAADALSRKNEGNNDEEKELCVLARPYWKDFEEIVKEVEEDEILQKVIDDIRRDPNTHPTCTLERERLGGHSGVYRTYRKVARSLYWIGMKKDVTGFFASYLGYDAILVVVDHLSKYGHFLPLKHPYMARTIADIFVKEIVKLHGVPISIGTQLKMSTAYHPESYGQMEMLNRVLEGYLRCFYSEKPRGWMTVLPWTEYLYNTNYQGTIRCTPFEAVYGRSPPSLHRFIPGKSLVEVVSQELQTRDEALRDHQGSIGR